A genomic window from bacterium includes:
- a CDS encoding MBL fold metallo-hydrolase, with amino-acid sequence MRWIALLLAAVPAAALCTAALSPFETDVFPSSQGEIRITFIGHGTLLFEFAGKVIHVDPVSAYADYQTLAKADVILITHEHGDHLDPSAVQLIRKQNTQIVYSGRCAGKLPDGIVMMNGEEKTVAGIPIAAVASYNLVHKRKDGTPFHPRGVGNGYVLTLGDRRIYIAGDTEYIPEMNSLKNIDIAFLPMNLPYTMTPAMTAEAARTSKPGILYPYHTGDTDMKALKNLLKENKEIELRIRKLN; translated from the coding sequence GCTGCAGTGCCGGCGGCGGCGTTGTGCACGGCTGCCTTGTCCCCGTTTGAAACCGACGTATTCCCCAGCAGTCAGGGTGAAATAAGAATCACCTTTATCGGCCATGGCACCCTGCTGTTCGAATTCGCCGGCAAGGTCATCCACGTGGATCCGGTATCCGCTTATGCAGACTATCAGACCCTGGCCAAGGCGGATGTGATCCTGATTACCCACGAACACGGCGACCATCTGGATCCCAGCGCAGTGCAACTGATTCGAAAGCAAAACACACAGATTGTCTACAGCGGCCGCTGCGCGGGAAAATTGCCGGACGGCATCGTCATGATGAACGGTGAAGAGAAAACCGTTGCAGGCATCCCGATTGCAGCGGTGGCATCCTACAATCTGGTGCACAAACGCAAAGATGGCACACCGTTCCATCCCCGGGGAGTGGGCAACGGCTACGTACTGACCCTGGGGGACAGGAGGATTTACATCGCCGGGGATACGGAATACATCCCGGAGATGAACAGCCTGAAAAACATCGATATCGCCTTTCTGCCGATGAATCTACCCTACACCATGACGCCAGCGATGACGGCTGAGGCAGCCCGGACCAGCAAGCCCGGAATCCTCTACCCCTATCACACCGGTGATACGGATATGAAGGCGCTGAAAAATCTGCTGAAAGAAAACAAAGAGATCGAACTGCGCATACGCAAACTCAATTAA
- a CDS encoding sugar kinase — protein sequence MSILSVKAAEVCRYDQVSLGEVMLRLDPGVGRIRTTRHFQVWEGGGEYNVARGLRKCFGLTTAIVTALADNEVGRLVEDFILQGGVDVSWIKWMPYDGVGRQVRNGLNFTERGFGLRGAVGVSDRGHTAASQLKACDIDWETLFGRLGVRWFHTGGIFAALSETTPGVIEEAMASAKKHGTIVSYDLNYRPSLWKAIGGKEKAQQVNKQLAPLVDVMIGNEEDFTAALGFQVEGVDENLSTLQTDSFKKMIEQVVKTYPNFKVVATTLRTVKTASLNDWGAVCWADGRFYESIYRENVEIFDRVGGGDSFASGLVYGFLTGCDPEKAVNYGASHGALAMTTPGDTSMATLKEVEKLMSGGGARVDR from the coding sequence ATGTCGATTTTGTCTGTAAAAGCGGCGGAAGTGTGCCGCTATGATCAAGTTTCGTTAGGGGAGGTCATGTTGCGTTTGGATCCGGGTGTCGGCCGCATCCGCACCACGCGCCATTTTCAGGTATGGGAAGGCGGCGGCGAATACAACGTTGCCCGTGGGCTGCGCAAATGTTTCGGACTGACCACCGCAATAGTCACCGCGCTGGCGGATAACGAGGTAGGACGGTTAGTGGAAGATTTCATCTTGCAGGGCGGTGTGGATGTCTCATGGATCAAGTGGATGCCGTATGACGGCGTAGGGCGCCAGGTGCGCAACGGCCTGAACTTTACCGAACGGGGGTTTGGTCTGCGCGGAGCGGTCGGCGTTTCTGACCGCGGTCATACCGCAGCCAGCCAATTAAAAGCCTGCGATATTGACTGGGAGACCCTCTTCGGCCGACTGGGCGTACGCTGGTTTCACACCGGTGGTATTTTCGCCGCGCTGTCGGAAACCACGCCGGGGGTGATCGAAGAGGCCATGGCGAGCGCAAAAAAGCACGGCACCATCGTCTCCTATGATCTGAACTATCGTCCCTCTTTGTGGAAGGCCATCGGCGGCAAAGAAAAGGCGCAACAGGTCAACAAGCAGCTGGCCCCGCTGGTGGATGTGATGATCGGCAATGAGGAGGACTTTACTGCTGCATTGGGGTTCCAGGTCGAGGGGGTTGATGAAAATCTGAGCACGCTGCAGACCGATAGCTTTAAAAAGATGATCGAACAGGTGGTCAAGACCTATCCCAATTTCAAAGTCGTCGCAACCACCCTGCGCACGGTCAAAACCGCTTCCCTGAACGACTGGGGGGCCGTCTGCTGGGCGGACGGACGCTTTTACGAGTCTATTTATCGGGAGAACGTAGAGATCTTTGACCGGGTCGGCGGCGGCGACAGTTTCGCTTCCGGGTTGGTGTATGGATTTTTAACCGGCTGCGATCCGGAAAAGGCAGTCAACTATGGCGCGAGCCACGGCGCTTTGGCCATGACCACGCCCGGGGACACCTCCATGGCCACGCTCAAGGAGGTGGAAAAACTCATGTCCGGCGGCGGTGCACGCGTGGATCGATAA